One uncultured Tolumonas sp. genomic window carries:
- the proB gene encoding glutamate 5-kinase, with amino-acid sequence MKSKTIVVKLGTSILTGGTRKLDQAHMVELVRQCAALHRHGHQVVVVTSGAIAAGREKLGYPDLPPTMPNKQMLAAVGQCHLMQVWQNLFSIYGLQIGQLLLTRADLEDRERYLNARDTLQTLLHNRIIPVINENDAVAIAEIKVGDNDNLSARAAILADADLLILLTDQKGLFTADPRTNPDATLIEEVTEITDQLRSLAGDSVSGLGTGGMSTKLQAADIACRAGIEVVIASGKTPEVVGRLANNEKVGTRFKAQANPLEGRKSWILAGPQSHGEIHIDAGAVKAVHDKGSSLLPKGITQIVGEFSRGEAVRIITPDGKELARGITRYTADELARVRGHHSDEIEACLGYGYGPVAIHRDDMVLL; translated from the coding sequence ATGAAAAGCAAAACCATCGTCGTCAAGCTGGGCACCAGCATTCTTACTGGCGGCACACGTAAACTGGATCAAGCTCATATGGTTGAGTTGGTTCGTCAGTGTGCTGCTTTGCATCGTCATGGGCATCAAGTCGTGGTTGTTACCTCCGGCGCTATCGCCGCAGGTCGTGAGAAGTTGGGTTACCCCGATCTTCCCCCCACTATGCCCAACAAACAGATGCTGGCGGCGGTGGGGCAATGTCACCTGATGCAAGTGTGGCAGAACCTGTTCAGCATCTACGGCCTGCAAATCGGCCAGCTATTGCTGACCCGTGCCGATCTGGAAGATCGCGAACGCTATCTGAATGCACGCGACACGCTGCAGACACTGCTGCATAACCGTATTATTCCTGTTATTAATGAAAATGATGCGGTCGCGATTGCCGAAATTAAGGTCGGCGATAATGACAACCTGTCCGCGCGGGCTGCTATTCTGGCCGATGCCGATCTATTAATTCTGCTGACTGACCAGAAAGGGTTGTTTACTGCCGATCCGCGTACCAACCCGGATGCGACCTTGATTGAAGAAGTTACCGAAATCACCGATCAACTGCGTAGTCTGGCCGGTGACAGCGTGAGTGGCCTTGGCACCGGTGGCATGTCAACGAAACTGCAAGCCGCCGATATTGCCTGCCGTGCCGGTATTGAAGTGGTGATCGCCAGCGGTAAAACGCCGGAAGTGGTGGGGCGTCTGGCGAACAATGAAAAAGTCGGTACCCGCTTTAAAGCACAGGCCAACCCGCTGGAAGGTCGCAAGAGCTGGATTTTAGCGGGCCCGCAGTCGCACGGTGAAATTCACATTGATGCCGGTGCGGTGAAAGCAGTGCATGACAAAGGCTCGAGCTTGTTACCGAAGGGGATCACACAAATTGTCGGTGAATTCAGCCGTGGTGAAGCCGTGCGCATTATTACACCGGACGGCAAAGAGTTAGCGCGTGGCATTACGCGCTATACTGCTGATGAATTAGCCCGTGTACGTGGCCATCACTCGGATGAAATTGAAGCCTGCTTAGGTTATGGCTATGGTCCGGTGGCAATCCACCGTGATGATATGGTCTTGCTGTAA
- the gpt gene encoding xanthine phosphoribosyltransferase yields the protein MSKKFYVSWENLHREARRLSRRQLPASQWKGILAVSRGGLVPAAIMARELGIRFVDTICISSYEHDSQGDLNVLKRIDGDGEGFLIVDDLVDSGNTARLLREMYPKARLVTVFAKPKGEHLVDDFEVSIPQDTWIEQPWDMVHCFVPPICEENQ from the coding sequence ATGAGCAAAAAGTTTTATGTTTCGTGGGAAAATCTGCATCGTGAAGCGCGTCGTCTGTCTCGTCGTCAGCTTCCTGCAAGCCAATGGAAAGGCATCTTAGCGGTTAGTCGTGGTGGGTTGGTTCCTGCGGCTATTATGGCGCGTGAACTGGGTATCCGTTTTGTGGATACCATCTGCATTTCCAGCTACGAACATGATTCACAGGGTGATTTAAACGTTCTAAAACGTATTGATGGCGATGGTGAAGGCTTCCTGATCGTCGACGATCTGGTGGATAGTGGTAATACCGCACGCCTGTTGCGTGAAATGTACCCGAAAGCACGACTGGTTACTGTGTTTGCTAAACCGAAAGGCGAGCATCTGGTCGATGATTTCGAAGTGTCTATTCCACAAGACACGTGGATCGAGCAGCCATGGGATATGGTGCACTGCTTTGTTCCGCCAATTTGTGAAGAAAATCAGTAA
- a CDS encoding bifunctional UDP-sugar hydrolase/5'-nucleotidase codes for MSALLGRFYLAHINDTHSHFDETALPLRLALPEGATDIRLHCGGFPRLASFIKRARQRAISEQMPLLLLDAGDSFQGTLYFSCFKGQANAALLNQLGLDAMVVGNHELDTGNTPLANFLRQIRFPLLAANWDLSGEAQDKPTRMQDHPLMVSWQNPAHPKPYIVKWVDDVPVAIFGLVLENMPDIAAPDGDSQFLPVVETAKTTIEQIHADGIEHIILLSHLGFPRDCQLAQEVEGISLIVGGHTHTLQGDFGALGLADEHPYGERFNRTLVLHAGYNSLMVGLAEVALLPDGQMRIEQGGNVLLTSETALLQSQQGEPLPAPQQRTIRRFLRNQRHVAMLQPDSAMERLLANNYRSKLRHYASDQVVSLPRGLRHVRIPDERGGSQVAPLVAEAMLFQAREMGVPVDVAIFNAGGARISLPPGPVSAAELAGRLLPFASTISHFDVRGGQLRLALEGAIVNALELGGSGSFPYPADLRYSYHASAPRGQRVRQLHVKDRSGRWQLFDEQRDYRLITTSYTAMGKEGYHALLNQRSEPELLGLIISDAFINYARSRGILTPPQDALYQLNFDQLVS; via the coding sequence ATGTCTGCATTATTAGGGCGCTTTTACCTGGCGCATATCAACGATACACACTCTCATTTTGATGAAACCGCATTACCCCTGCGTCTGGCATTACCGGAAGGGGCGACTGATATTCGTCTGCATTGTGGTGGCTTTCCGCGGCTGGCCAGTTTTATCAAACGAGCCCGGCAACGCGCCATTTCAGAACAAATGCCGTTATTGCTGCTTGATGCCGGCGATAGTTTTCAAGGCACGCTCTATTTTTCCTGCTTCAAAGGGCAGGCGAATGCCGCATTACTCAATCAATTAGGCCTTGACGCCATGGTGGTCGGTAACCATGAGCTGGATACTGGCAATACACCGTTAGCCAATTTTTTACGCCAGATCCGGTTTCCGTTATTGGCCGCCAACTGGGATCTGTCCGGTGAAGCGCAAGATAAGCCGACGCGCATGCAGGATCATCCACTGATGGTCAGCTGGCAAAATCCTGCCCATCCGAAACCCTATATCGTGAAATGGGTCGATGACGTACCGGTGGCTATTTTTGGACTGGTACTGGAAAACATGCCGGACATCGCCGCCCCCGATGGCGATTCCCAGTTCTTGCCGGTAGTGGAAACGGCGAAAACAACAATTGAACAGATCCACGCTGACGGCATTGAACACATCATTTTACTCAGTCATCTCGGCTTTCCGCGTGATTGCCAGCTCGCACAGGAAGTGGAGGGCATTTCGCTGATCGTGGGCGGTCACACGCATACCCTGCAAGGTGATTTCGGCGCATTAGGTTTAGCTGATGAACACCCGTATGGCGAGCGGTTTAACCGAACCTTAGTGTTGCACGCCGGTTATAACTCGCTGATGGTGGGTTTAGCCGAAGTGGCCTTGTTGCCGGACGGGCAAATGCGTATTGAGCAAGGTGGGAATGTCTTACTCACCAGTGAAACCGCGTTGCTGCAATCACAACAAGGCGAACCGCTGCCAGCACCACAGCAGCGCACTATTCGGCGTTTCTTGCGTAACCAGCGTCATGTCGCAATGTTGCAGCCTGATTCCGCCATGGAGCGTCTGCTGGCTAATAATTACCGCTCTAAATTACGTCACTATGCCAGCGATCAGGTGGTGTCGTTACCTCGTGGTTTGCGTCATGTGCGTATTCCCGATGAACGCGGTGGCAGCCAGGTGGCACCGCTGGTGGCGGAAGCCATGCTATTTCAGGCGCGAGAAATGGGCGTGCCTGTTGATGTCGCGATTTTTAATGCCGGCGGAGCGCGTATCTCGTTACCCCCTGGGCCGGTCAGTGCCGCTGAATTAGCCGGGCGCTTGCTGCCCTTTGCCAGCACCATCAGCCATTTTGATGTGCGTGGCGGGCAATTACGCTTAGCGTTGGAAGGGGCCATTGTGAATGCGCTGGAACTCGGTGGCAGTGGCAGTTTTCCTTATCCGGCCGATCTGCGTTACAGCTACCATGCCAGTGCGCCACGTGGGCAACGGGTGCGGCAGTTGCACGTTAAAGATCGGTCCGGGCGCTGGCAGTTATTCGATGAACAACGCGATTATCGTTTGATCACCACCAGTTATACCGCGATGGGAAAAGAGGGTTACCATGCGCTGCTGAATCAACGCTCAGAGCCAGAACTGCTCGGGTTGATCATCTCCGACGCCTTTATCAACTACGCTCGTTCGCGCGGAATACTGACGCCACCGCAGGATGCGCTGTATCAGCTGAATTTTGACCAGCTAGTGAGTTAA
- a CDS encoding phosphoethanolamine--lipid A transferase, which translates to MTFLRRFSLQLTPSRQILLAAWFFITFTNFSFWQAAFNAIGTDSWHSVLFLAALYLLLITWLNQILSLLLLPWLFKPLLSVLLLGGATTAYFMDSYGVVIDREMVRNTLMTDPREAGELLSLKLGLYLLLLGVLPVVLLLRSKIHYASFMKEVGYKVLTLVITLVISGGVAAAYYVDIASFARNNTYIRHMIVPVNYVGAIESYIRSNLEGGKIVVSPLGEDAKKGAKITAGGQKKVLTVIVVGEAARASEFSLNGYARDTNPELSKLDIVNYRNVSSCGTETAVSVPCMFSKFTRQDYSDSKAKRSENLVDVLKHAGFELLWKDNNSSSRGVAVRIGEQNVQDLKVPGLCTNGECFDEILLYQLQDYIDKLTNDGVIVLHMKGSHGPAYYLRSPEKFKKFLPECRTNQLQDCPRQELINAYDNTIVYSDYVLSQVIKLLQQNNQRFDTAMLYMADHGESTGEKGIYLHAAPYMIAPEEQTHIGALQWFSPSFLQRMKVDKNCLLRKADEPLSQDNLFHSVLGLLDVKTSAYDSSLDMFASCTAK; encoded by the coding sequence ATGACCTTTTTACGTCGATTTTCACTGCAACTCACACCGTCCCGCCAGATCTTACTGGCGGCATGGTTTTTTATTACCTTTACCAACTTTTCGTTCTGGCAGGCAGCGTTTAATGCTATCGGCACGGACAGCTGGCATAGCGTGCTGTTTTTAGCCGCGCTTTATCTGCTGTTAATCACCTGGCTGAACCAGATCCTCTCCTTGTTGTTACTGCCATGGTTATTCAAACCGCTCTTGTCGGTGCTGTTATTAGGTGGCGCGACCACCGCCTATTTCATGGATAGTTATGGGGTCGTCATCGATCGCGAAATGGTACGCAACACCTTAATGACCGACCCTCGTGAAGCCGGGGAATTACTCAGTCTTAAACTGGGACTTTATCTTTTGTTATTAGGCGTATTGCCCGTGGTATTACTGCTGCGCAGCAAGATCCACTATGCGTCGTTTATGAAAGAGGTCGGTTATAAGGTTCTGACGCTGGTGATAACACTGGTGATCAGTGGTGGGGTTGCCGCTGCTTATTATGTCGATATCGCTTCTTTTGCCCGTAATAACACTTATATCCGCCACATGATTGTGCCGGTGAATTATGTCGGCGCGATTGAATCTTATATTCGCAGTAATCTGGAAGGCGGCAAAATCGTCGTTTCTCCGTTGGGCGAAGACGCGAAAAAAGGCGCCAAGATCACTGCCGGCGGACAGAAAAAAGTGCTGACCGTGATTGTGGTCGGTGAAGCGGCGCGCGCCAGTGAGTTCAGCCTGAATGGGTATGCCCGCGATACCAACCCTGAGCTGAGTAAGCTGGATATCGTAAACTATCGTAATGTCAGTTCATGCGGCACAGAAACGGCGGTATCCGTGCCCTGCATGTTCTCTAAATTTACGCGTCAGGATTACAGCGACAGCAAAGCCAAACGCAGTGAAAATCTGGTGGATGTACTGAAACATGCTGGTTTTGAGTTGTTGTGGAAAGATAACAACTCCAGCAGTCGTGGTGTCGCAGTGCGCATCGGCGAACAGAATGTACAAGATCTGAAAGTACCGGGTTTGTGTACTAACGGGGAATGTTTTGATGAAATTCTGCTATATCAGTTACAGGATTACATCGACAAGCTGACTAACGATGGTGTCATTGTCTTGCACATGAAAGGCAGTCATGGCCCGGCCTATTACCTGCGTTCACCGGAGAAATTCAAAAAATTCCTGCCAGAATGCCGCACCAATCAGCTACAAGATTGCCCGCGTCAGGAGCTGATCAACGCCTATGACAACACCATTGTGTATAGCGATTATGTGTTGAGTCAGGTGATAAAATTACTGCAGCAAAACAACCAGCGTTTTGATACCGCCATGTTGTATATGGCCGATCATGGTGAGTCAACTGGCGAGAAAGGCATTTATCTGCATGCTGCGCCGTATATGATTGCACCGGAAGAGCAAACCCATATCGGCGCACTACAATGGTTTTCACCAAGCTTCTTGCAACGCATGAAAGTGGATAAGAACTGTTTGTTGCGTAAAGCGGATGAGCCACTATCGCAGGATAATCTGTTCCACTCGGTGCTTGGTCTGCTGGATGTCAAAACCAGTGCTTATGATTCTTCGCTGGATATGTTTGCTTCCTGCACCGCGAAATAA
- a CDS encoding glutamate-5-semialdehyde dehydrogenase, with protein MSLLAMGKAAREASFELAIAATARKNQALLAMADELELQQDVILAANAKDIEAGRASGLTDALLDRLLLNESRLAGIVADVRKVVTLDDPVGAEIDSRVLENGMRLSRRRVPIGVIGVIYEARPNVTIDIAALCLKTGNASILRGGRETFYSNMALVQVIQAALSKTGLPAASVQYIESPDRALVSELLTMDQYVDMIIPRGGANLHRLCKDQSTIPVIIGGFGVSHLYVDESADLVRAIDVIDNAKVQRPSACNSLDTLLLNEKIAAKIAPALVARMNQQKVTLVAEPQAFALLQAAGANQLRQAGDEDFDTEWLSLTLGVKVVADVKAAIAHLQEHNACHSDAILTNDLRHAELFINGVGSAAVYVNASTRFTDGAQFGLGAEVAVSTQKLHARGPMGLTELTSYKWIGQADYLSRS; from the coding sequence ATGAGTTTATTAGCAATGGGCAAGGCCGCCCGCGAAGCATCGTTTGAATTAGCTATTGCTGCGACAGCCCGTAAAAATCAGGCCTTGTTGGCGATGGCTGATGAGTTGGAATTACAGCAGGATGTGATCCTGGCTGCCAACGCCAAAGATATTGAAGCCGGTCGAGCGTCAGGTTTAACCGACGCTCTGCTCGACCGTCTGCTGCTGAATGAATCACGTCTGGCTGGCATTGTTGCCGATGTGCGCAAAGTCGTGACACTGGATGATCCTGTGGGGGCTGAAATTGACAGTCGCGTGCTGGAAAATGGCATGCGCTTATCGCGTCGTCGTGTACCAATTGGCGTGATTGGTGTTATTTACGAAGCGCGCCCGAACGTAACCATTGATATCGCCGCTCTGTGTCTGAAAACCGGTAACGCCAGTATTTTGCGTGGTGGTCGTGAGACGTTTTATTCGAACATGGCGTTGGTGCAGGTCATTCAGGCGGCACTGTCAAAAACGGGTTTACCTGCGGCATCTGTGCAATACATTGAAAGCCCGGATCGTGCACTGGTGAGCGAACTGCTGACCATGGATCAATACGTCGACATGATCATCCCACGTGGTGGCGCGAATTTGCATCGCCTGTGTAAAGATCAAAGCACGATCCCAGTTATTATCGGCGGTTTTGGTGTCAGCCACTTATACGTGGATGAAAGTGCCGATCTGGTACGTGCGATTGACGTGATTGATAACGCAAAAGTACAGCGTCCATCCGCCTGTAATTCGCTGGATACCTTACTGCTGAATGAAAAAATTGCTGCCAAGATTGCACCAGCATTGGTAGCACGTATGAATCAGCAGAAAGTGACACTGGTGGCTGAACCGCAAGCGTTTGCTTTGTTGCAAGCGGCGGGCGCTAACCAATTACGTCAGGCGGGCGATGAAGATTTTGACACCGAATGGTTGAGTCTGACGCTGGGCGTGAAAGTGGTGGCTGATGTGAAAGCGGCGATTGCGCACTTGCAGGAACATAACGCCTGCCACTCTGATGCGATCCTGACCAACGATTTACGCCATGCCGAGTTGTTTATCAACGGTGTGGGTTCAGCGGCGGTGTATGTGAATGCATCAACGCGCTTTACTGATGGCGCCCAGTTTGGTTTAGGGGCCGAAGTGGCCGTTTCTACCCAGAAACTGCATGCCCGTGGCCCGATGGGGTTAACTGAATTGACCAGCTATAAATGGATCGGTCAGGCTGATTATCTGAGCCGCAGTTAA
- a CDS encoding aminoacyl-histidine dipeptidase produces the protein MSELQQLSPSHLWFFFDKFCQIPRPSKHEAALSQWIQDWATSQAISVKVDPVGNLILKKPATPGLENRKGVILQAHIDMVPQANADTKHDFTRDPIQAYIDGEWVRARGTTLGADNGIGAAACLAVLADNTVQHGPLEVLLTVDEEAGMGGAFGLQAGWLEGDILLNTDSEQDAEAYMGCAGGVDANIHFQCQREAIPAGMQAFSLQVKGLRGGHSGVNIHQDRGNANKLLSRVLQTLQAEQIRLATISGGTLRNAIPREAEAVILVAADRIDAVQQLIAERTKALQLELQEVDSYLQISCLPAAQPANCFTLADQQRLLQMLLACPNGVIRMSHAIEGVVETSTNLGVIQTNEAGVYIQCLIRSLNDEGRRYVEQMTASLCALAGADCQFDGAYPGWAPDPSSPTLALLRQQHETLFGELPKLMVIHAGLECGLFKAQYSHWDMVSFGPTIQGAHSPDERVHIPAVARFWQLLVAMLAAIPNK, from the coding sequence ATGAGTGAATTACAACAATTATCACCGTCTCATTTGTGGTTCTTTTTCGACAAATTCTGCCAGATCCCCCGCCCCTCCAAGCATGAAGCTGCATTAAGTCAATGGATACAAGACTGGGCAACGTCACAGGCTATCAGTGTTAAGGTTGACCCCGTTGGCAACCTGATCCTGAAAAAGCCGGCGACCCCGGGTCTGGAAAACCGCAAAGGTGTGATCTTGCAAGCGCATATCGATATGGTGCCGCAAGCCAACGCCGATACCAAACATGATTTTACCCGCGACCCAATCCAAGCCTATATCGATGGTGAATGGGTGCGCGCGCGTGGCACCACGTTAGGTGCCGATAACGGTATTGGTGCCGCCGCTTGTCTGGCGGTGTTAGCTGATAACACAGTGCAACATGGCCCGCTGGAAGTGTTGCTGACCGTCGATGAAGAAGCCGGTATGGGCGGTGCGTTTGGTCTGCAGGCCGGTTGGCTGGAAGGCGATATTTTGCTGAATACCGACTCAGAGCAAGATGCAGAAGCCTATATGGGTTGTGCTGGTGGTGTCGATGCCAATATTCATTTCCAATGCCAGCGTGAAGCCATTCCAGCCGGTATGCAGGCATTCTCGCTGCAAGTTAAAGGCCTGCGCGGCGGCCATTCGGGTGTCAACATCCATCAAGATCGCGGTAATGCCAATAAACTGTTAAGCCGTGTATTACAGACTTTGCAGGCAGAACAAATTCGGCTGGCCACTATTTCTGGTGGCACATTGCGTAATGCTATTCCTCGTGAAGCAGAAGCCGTCATTCTGGTGGCGGCAGATCGTATCGATGCCGTGCAGCAATTAATCGCTGAACGCACCAAAGCTCTACAGCTTGAGCTGCAGGAAGTAGATAGCTATTTACAGATCTCGTGCCTGCCAGCAGCACAGCCAGCAAATTGCTTTACTCTGGCTGATCAGCAACGTCTGCTGCAAATGCTGCTCGCCTGCCCGAATGGCGTGATCCGCATGAGCCATGCGATTGAAGGTGTGGTGGAAACCTCGACTAACCTTGGCGTGATCCAGACCAACGAAGCCGGCGTTTATATCCAATGCCTGATCCGCTCATTAAACGACGAAGGCCGTCGTTACGTTGAGCAGATGACCGCCTCTTTGTGTGCGCTGGCGGGTGCTGATTGCCAGTTTGATGGTGCCTATCCGGGCTGGGCACCCGACCCATCATCACCCACCTTGGCGTTGCTACGTCAACAACATGAAACATTGTTTGGTGAATTGCCAAAGTTGATGGTGATCCATGCCGGTTTAGAATGTGGTCTGTTTAAAGCGCAATATTCACACTGGGATATGGTCTCTTTCGGCCCAACGATTCAGGGTGCGCATTCACCGGATGAGCGGGTACATATTCCGGCAGTCGCCCGTTTCTGGCAGTTGCTGGTAGCGATGCTGGCGGCGATCCCTAATAAATAA
- the dinB gene encoding DNA polymerase IV, giving the protein MRKIIHVDMDCFFAAVEMRDNPALVSLPLAIGSPAERRGVISTCNYVARRYGIRSAMATAHALRLCPRLVLLPGRMALYREVSRQVMQIFARYSEIIEPVSIDEAYIDVTDSPLFQGSATRIAEAIRADIQRELNLTASAGVAPNKFLAKIASERNKPDGLFVLSPPQVPEFVRQLALSRIPGIGGKTAERLNAVGLHTCADVQQFPRQQLLLQFGKTGLMLLERAYGIDERPLNTSRERKSVGVETTFAVDIALEEQGHAMLPQLLAELSKRLQRREWRGQIARQGVKIKFADFQQTTVERSVNRFSPPLFDELLHEAWLRGGGKPVRLVGINIGFPAAENSQQLPLDLQ; this is encoded by the coding sequence ATGAGAAAAATTATCCATGTGGATATGGACTGCTTTTTTGCTGCAGTCGAGATGCGCGACAATCCGGCGCTGGTGTCGTTGCCATTGGCGATTGGCAGCCCGGCGGAGCGTCGTGGCGTCATTTCGACCTGTAATTATGTCGCGCGTCGTTATGGCATTCGTTCGGCCATGGCGACGGCACATGCATTGCGTCTTTGCCCGCGTTTGGTATTACTGCCGGGCCGTATGGCGTTATACCGTGAGGTGTCGCGCCAAGTGATGCAGATCTTTGCCCGCTACAGCGAGATCATTGAACCTGTCTCGATCGATGAAGCTTATATTGATGTCACTGACAGCCCGTTATTTCAAGGCAGTGCGACACGTATTGCCGAAGCGATCCGGGCGGATATTCAACGCGAATTAAATCTCACCGCCTCTGCCGGTGTGGCGCCGAATAAATTCTTAGCCAAAATTGCTTCTGAGCGCAATAAACCAGACGGTCTGTTTGTCTTATCACCCCCACAGGTGCCGGAGTTTGTCCGCCAGCTGGCGTTATCACGTATTCCGGGTATTGGTGGAAAAACCGCCGAGCGGTTAAATGCGGTCGGTTTGCACACGTGTGCCGATGTGCAACAGTTTCCTCGTCAGCAACTACTGCTGCAATTTGGCAAAACCGGCTTGATGTTATTAGAGCGGGCGTATGGCATTGATGAGCGGCCGTTGAATACCTCACGGGAACGCAAATCGGTCGGTGTGGAAACCACTTTCGCGGTTGATATTGCATTAGAAGAACAGGGCCACGCCATGTTGCCGCAATTGTTGGCGGAGTTGTCGAAGCGGTTACAGCGCCGGGAGTGGCGCGGGCAGATCGCCCGGCAAGGCGTCAAAATCAAATTTGCCGATTTTCAGCAAACCACCGTTGAACGTTCGGTAAATCGATTTTCACCACCACTATTTGATGAGTTATTACATGAAGCCTGGCTGCGTGGCGGGGGTAAACCCGTGCGTTTGGTTGGCATCAATATTGGTTTTCCAGCCGCCGAAAATTCGCAACAGCTGCCGCTTGATCTGCAATAA
- the frsA gene encoding esterase FrsA gives MSAPSDKNLSETLFNKVQPYKIRETSTISSSGNPLPCEPQEQFLIDGLCTPSWFRILRRAFWIWQGAEPIELEETLARIATSDGERTNPQQIDTVQGFIPGNWCYEWSQVAGEHNRKAKEADDAGEPWIAKKEYFLAARYYSIASYPHLKGDELAEQAQVQANIAYREGGRYLPVPLKELKVPFRGKEVKGYLHLPHDDHPVPLVMVTGAIDSLQLDFIRLFEKVLEPLGIGMLSLDLPGCGYSSHWPLVEDSSRLHQAVLHYLKDVPWVDDQRVGMVGFRLGGNVAVRLSYLEQLRMKAVVCVGPGMHNYFTDPAIFELSPPMMRASLANRLNMDASDWGAVQKSCQVFSLKRQGLVGVSKTRVPILSIGHRRDFICSEADVRMLASSSLSGKAVVLDKEPVKEQMNRMLSEIGEWLRLHFNL, from the coding sequence ATGTCAGCCCCATCCGACAAGAACTTAAGTGAAACTTTGTTCAACAAAGTTCAGCCCTATAAAATTCGAGAAACCTCTACTATTTCCAGTTCCGGCAATCCATTACCTTGTGAACCGCAAGAGCAGTTCCTGATTGACGGATTGTGTACGCCTTCATGGTTCCGGATTTTGCGACGGGCATTTTGGATCTGGCAAGGCGCTGAACCTATTGAGCTGGAAGAAACGCTGGCCCGCATTGCTACCAGCGATGGCGAACGGACTAACCCACAGCAAATCGATACCGTACAGGGTTTTATTCCTGGTAACTGGTGTTATGAGTGGAGTCAGGTAGCTGGTGAGCATAACCGCAAGGCGAAAGAAGCCGATGATGCCGGTGAACCTTGGATCGCCAAAAAAGAGTATTTCCTCGCTGCGCGTTACTATTCTATTGCCAGTTATCCGCATCTGAAGGGGGATGAGCTGGCCGAACAGGCGCAAGTGCAAGCCAACATTGCTTACCGTGAAGGTGGTCGTTATCTACCGGTGCCACTGAAAGAGCTGAAAGTACCGTTTCGCGGTAAAGAGGTTAAAGGTTATCTGCATCTGCCGCATGACGATCACCCGGTGCCATTGGTGATGGTGACCGGCGCCATTGATAGCCTGCAACTCGATTTTATCCGCTTGTTTGAAAAGGTGCTGGAACCGCTCGGTATCGGTATGTTGTCTCTCGATCTACCCGGTTGTGGTTATTCCAGCCATTGGCCGCTGGTGGAAGATTCCAGTCGTTTACACCAAGCCGTGTTGCATTATCTGAAAGATGTACCGTGGGTGGATGATCAACGTGTGGGTATGGTTGGTTTCCGTCTGGGTGGCAATGTTGCGGTACGCTTGTCTTATCTGGAACAGTTGCGCATGAAAGCGGTGGTTTGTGTTGGACCAGGCATGCACAACTATTTTACTGATCCGGCGATATTTGAGTTATCACCACCGATGATGCGCGCCAGTCTGGCTAACCGGTTAAATATGGATGCCTCAGATTGGGGGGCCGTACAAAAAAGCTGTCAGGTATTTTCACTAAAACGGCAGGGGCTGGTGGGTGTCAGCAAAACACGAGTGCCTATTTTGAGTATTGGGCATCGACGTGACTTTATTTGTTCGGAAGCAGATGTCCGCATGTTGGCATCATCCAGCTTAAGCGGTAAAGCGGTGGTGCTGGATAAAGAGCCGGTCAAAGAGCAGATGAACCGGATGTTAAGTGAAATTGGCGAATGGTTACGCCTGCATTTTAATCTCTGA